A region of Colletotrichum higginsianum IMI 349063 chromosome 10, whole genome shotgun sequence DNA encodes the following proteins:
- a CDS encoding C6 finger domain-containing protein, with protein sequence MSEGHAKRSRAGSTAKALTSHHKGCANCERRRIRCDFQSPKCAKCHKKGLECPGYNRQLRWVNGVAARGYLRGRAVPVRPGPRVQDEPATSHRPSLDVSTHIPRPREAGGSMTQAVVSGPDTVPRAAGCDLLGPTTAFVDYYRQNVAGLMVWLDSDENFYRRKVVPLAESHPAIRFAIMALAAQHGTWTLPPESITVIAEDSRNRCLTLLRRRAREMTTRLMGGSELDQQEDMADAEWMLASILIMANFENARCSPQVADGHRRAARTIVNLFGDATWTAGGRELFAFLRNQLAIDNILGATTSFDPSLIRDAITPAPGSDDQLFSKYLAFLHEVTLSTSTASTDADLPAGSAEPGGPRRLTLRMVQSEFTQARGADLIAAGRMGLAGSRLSRDFVRLVEVYHNAGLLYSFRCLGCADEGSTEWDAAASGLFRHLVGFEDQAVFVQNLPWPAFIAGTACYRDRARQKVVLELFAAIHRATRFNHYLDAVDFLETFWAEDDPDWRPLARAREAAGNRILVV encoded by the exons ATGTCGGAAGGACACGCGAAGAGAAGCCGTGCCGGTTCCACCGCCAAAGCGCTCACATCCCACCATAAAG GTTGCGCCAATTGTGAGCGTCGTCGGATCCGGTGCGACTTCCAGAGCCCGAAGTGCGCCAAATGCCACAAGAAGGGTCTGGAGTGCCCTGGCTATAACCGCCAGCTCCGATGGGTGAACGGGGTGGCAGCTAGAGGATATCTTCGGGGTCGGGCGGTCCCCGTTCGGCCCGGGCCCCGGGTCCAAGATGAACCAGCAACCTCTCATCGACCTTCACTCGACGTTTCTACGCATATCCCGAGACCTCGCGAAGCCGGCGGCTCCATGACTCAAGCCGTCGTGTCTGGGCCGGACACGGTTCCAAGGGCCGCGGGATGCGACCTGCTCGGCCCCACCACGGCCTTTGTGGACTACTACAGGCAGAACGTGGCTGGCCTGATGGTCTGGCTGGACTCGGACGAGAACTTCTACCGCCGAAAAGTCGTGCCCCTCGCCGAGAGCCACCCGGCCATCCGCTTCGCCATCatggcgttggcggcccaGCACGGCACCTGGACCCTGCCCCCGGAGAGCATCACGGTGATCGCCGAGGACTCCCGCAACAGGTGCCTGACGCTGCTCCGGAGACGGGCCCgggagatgacgacgaggctCATGGGGGGCTCCGAGCTGGACCAGCAGGAGGAcatggccgacgccgagtgGATGCTGGCGTCGATCCTCATCATGGCCAACTTCGAGAACGCCCGCTGCTCGCcccaggtcgccgacggccaccGGCGGGCGGCCCGCACCATCGTCAACCTCTTCGGCGACGCGACCTGGACCGCCGGGGGCCGCGAGCTCTTCGCGTTCCTGCGGAACCAGCTGGCCATCGACAACATCCTGGGCGCGACCACGTCCTTCGACCCGTCCCTCATCCGAGACGCCATCACGCCCGCGCCCGGCTCCGACGACCAGCTGTTTTCCAAGTACCTCGCGTTCCTGCACGAGGTCACCCTCAGCacatcgacggcatcgacggaCGCCGACCTCCCGGCCGGCTCCGCAGAACCCGGGGGGCCCCGCCGCCTTACCCTGCGGATGGTCCAGTCCGAGTTCACGCAGGCGCGGGGCGCCGACCTGATCGCGGCGGGACGGATGGGGCTCGCGGGGTCCAGGCTGTCCCGCGACTTCGTCCGCCTGGTGGAGGTGTACCACAACGCGGGCCTGCTGTACTCGTTCCGGTGCCTCGGCtgcgccgacgagggcagCACCGAGTGggacgcggcggcctccGGCCTCTTCCGCCACCTCGTGGGCTTCGAGGAccaggccgtcttcgtccaGAACCTGCCGTGGCCCGCTTtcatcgccggcaccgcctgCTACCGGGACCGGGCGAGGCAGAAGGTGGTTCTGGAGCTGTTCGCGGCGATCCACCGGGCCACCCGGTTCAACCACTACTtggacgccgtcgacttTCTCGAGACCTTCTGGGCCGAAGACGACCCCGACTGGCGTCCGCTAGCACGAGCGAGAGAGGCCGCGGGCAACAGAATCCTGGTTGTTTGA
- a CDS encoding Major facilitator superfamily transporter, with translation MAQIIRDAPVGQLIRFVTRNKFLQYPEEKSDFQLPQQWLDVLNSEKGIPEEEGTTAAASPRTSESTHIDDQITPFPKGDVEDAAPYGAALHRTRSREETVPYTQDRLEVDEIHEIQRTKSIPIAPRKTKDGAILVDWYFSDDAENPQNWSNAKRGLITTVICVYTFVVYMSSAIYMPSIEGVVHEFGVGMTEASLGLALFVLGYGVGPLLFSPLSEIPRIGRNPVYIVTMLLFVIVSIPTPLAGNFPGLMVLRFLQGLFGSPCLASGAASLGDMYSLLNLPYPLIAWVSAAYCGPAISPLLSGFSVPAMGWRWSLWEILWAAAPVFVVMFLLLPETSTPNILLRRAARLRALTGDARFMAQSEIDQRDLRTSAVVIDALIKPLEITLKDPAVLFVQVYTAIIYGIYYSFFEVFPLVYPVYYGMTIGEVGLVFLCILVACLLGVAAYASYLAFYMIPRIRKFGFPSQETRLVPALPAAFGPTIGLFIFAWTASPAIHWIAPTIGITVYGASVFVVMQCIFVYVPLSYPRYAASLFAGNDFFRSAFAFASVLFARPMYLNLGVARGTSLLGGLSTIGIIGIWLLYFYGARLRSMSKFAVSSE, from the coding sequence ATGGCGCAGATAATTCGAGATGCCCCCGTGGGCCAACTAATTCGTTTCGTCACACGCAACAAGTTTCTCCAGTACCCCGAAGAGAAGTCCGACTTCCAGCTTCCGCAACAGTGGCTCGACGTCCTCAACTCGGAGAAAGGGATCccggaggaagaaggaacCACGGCtgcggcgtcgccgaggacgtccGAGTCGACCCATATCGACGACCAAATCACGCCGTTCCCGAAGGGTGATGTTGAAGACGCCGCTCCGTACGGCGCCGCTCTGCACCGGACGCGGAGTAGGGAAGAGACGGTCCCTTACACGCAGGACCGGCTCGAGGTGGACGAGATCCACGAGATCCAGCGGACCAAGAGCATCCCGATCGCGCCCAGGAAGACAAAGGACGGCGCGATCCTGGTGGACTGGTACTTcagcgacgacgccgagaacccGCAGAACTGGTCCAACGCGAAGCGCggcctcatcaccaccgtCATCTGCGTCTACACCTTTGTCGTCTACATGTCCTCGGCCATCTACATGCCCTCcatcgagggcgtcgtccacgagttcggcgtcggcatgACCGAGGCCTCGCTgggcctcgccctcttcgtcctggGCTACGGCGTCGGGCCCTTGCTCTTCTCCCCGCTCTCCGAGATCCCTCGCATCGGCCGGAACCCCGTCTACATCGTCACCATgctcctcttcgtcatcgtGTCGATCCCGACGCCCCTGGCCGGCAACTTCCCGGGTCTGATGGTCCTCCGCTTCCTGCAGGGCCTCTTCGGCTCGCCGTGCCTGGCCTCGGGCGCCGCCTCGCTCGGCGACATGTACAGCCTGCTGAACCTCCCCTACCCGCTCATCGCCTGGGTGTCCGCCGCCTACTGCGGCCCGGCCATCTCGCCGCTGCTGTCCGGCTTCTCCGTGCCCGCCATGGGCTGGCGCTGGTCCCTCTGGGAGATCCTCTGggccgccgcgcccgtcttcgtcgtcatgtTCCTTCTGCTGCCCgagacgtcgacgcccaacatcctcctgcgccgcgccgcccgcctccgcGCGCTGACGGGCGACGCCCGCTTCATGGCCCAGTCCGAGATCGACCAGCGCGACCTCCGcacctcggccgtcgtcatcgacgcgCTCATCAAGCCGCTCGAGATCACCCTCAAGGACCCGGCCGTGCTCTTCGTCCAGGTCTACACCGCCATCATCTACGGCATCTACTACTCCTTCTTCGAGGTCTTCCCCCTCGTCTACCCGGTCTACTACGGCATGACcatcggcgaggtcggcctcgtcttcctctgcatcctcgtcgcctgcctcctcggcgtcgccgcctACGCCTCGTACCTTGCCTTCTACATGATCCCGCGCATCCGGAAGTTCGGCTTCCCGAGCCAGGAGACCCGCCTCGTGCCCGCGCTCCCGGCCGCCTTCGGGCCGACCATCGGCCTGTTCATCTTCGCCTGGACGGCGTCCCCGGCCATCCACTGGATCGCGCCGACCATCGGCATCACCGTCTACGGCGcctccgtcttcgtcgtcatgcAGTGCATCTTCGTCTACGTGCCGCTGTCGTACCCGCGCTACGCCGCGAGCCTCTTCGCGGGCAACGACTTCTTCCGCTCGGCCTTTGCGTTCGCCAGCGTGCTGTTCGCGCGCCCGATGTACctcaacctcggcgtcgcccgcgGCACGAGCCTGCTGGGCGGGCTGAGCACcatcggcatcatcggcatctGGCTGCTCTACTTTTACGGGGCCAGGCTGAGGTCCATGAGCAAGTTTGCGGTGTCGTCCGAGTGA
- a CDS encoding Multidrug resistance-associated protein 7, which produces MPASVLFVAPLLAACYALQQTYLAKLRELRHLDAESRAPLLDHLQEAERGRVLFSAHGVLEARAAAFGDLVARNVRALWPLSCIDLWLGVRLEVLSVVLQVAALGLLLAGSADPGVLGFVMTYVFQVTGTLSNIAKISAQFEADAVSVARIAEYSSAVAVDGEEDGFPVERDGSNGSTPYSDSDPSPAWPQFGRVEFRGVSASYQPSLPDSLQSVSFTVNPGEKVAVVGRTGAGKSSMVMCLLRLMHQTAGETLIDGVDIAGVTTVRLRRSLALMPQTQIVFSGSVRQNLDPLGLHHDEEILDALGVCGGPAIIDKLSGIRDSEEIPLLDTIVGPNINLSKGELQLLLLSGAVLQKSKILILDEAPLTQPPKTDLIILQATSGMDAEAEARCHEIICENLRDTTTLAILHRLGLTLHYDKVLVLERGRVVAFDTPAALLAQGQGPYFSMVQEDPTLMARAKHLFGLE; this is translated from the exons atgcccgccagcgtcctcttcgtcgcgCCGCTTCTGGCCGCGTGCTACGCCCTCCAGCAGACGTACCTCGCCAAGCTGCGGGAGCTCCgccacctcgacgccgagagtCGCGCGCCGCTCCTCGACCACCTCCAGGAGGCCGAGCGCGGCCGCGTCCTCTTCTCCGCAcacggcgtcctcgaggcccgcgccgcggcgttcggcgacctcgtcgcgCGCAACGTCCGCGCCCTCTGGCCGCTGTCGTGCATCGACCTCTGGCTAGGCGTCCGGCTCGAGGTGCTGTCCGTCGTCCTGCAAGTCGCCGCGCTGGGcctcctgctggccgggtccGCCGACCCGGGCGTGCTGGGGTTCGTCATGACCTACGTCTTCCAGGTCACCGGCACCCTGAGCAACATCGCCAAGATCAGCGCTCAGTTCGAGGCGGACGCCGTATCCGTCGCCCGCATTGCCGAGTACtcctccgccgtcgccgtcgacggggaAGAAGACGGTTTCCCGGTCGAGCGTGACGGGTCGAACGGGTCGACGCCGTACTCGGACAGCGATCCGTCTCCGGCTTGGCCACAGTTTGGCAGAGTCGAGTTCCGGGGCGTGAGTGCCAGTTACCAGCCGAGCCTACCGGATTCTCTCCAGTCAGTCAGCTTCACCGTCAACCCGGGAGAGAAGGTCGCCGTTGTGGGACggaccggcgccggcaagtCCTCGATGGTGATGTGTCTGCTGCGACTGATGCACCAGACGGCCGGGGAGACCCTCatcgatggcgtcgacatcGCGGGCGTGACGACTGTGCGACTCCGCCGGAGCCTGGCTCTCATGCCCCAGACCCAGATTGTCTTCTCCGGGTCCGTCCGCCAAAATCTCGATCCGCTGGGCCTGCATCATGATGAAGAAATCTTGGATGCGTTGGGAGTTTGCGGCGGGccggccatcatcgacaagcTTTCGGGGATTAGAGACTCGGAAGAAATACCATTACTTGATACCATCGTGGGCCCCAA CATAAATCTGTCCAAGGGCGAGCTCCAgctgcttcttctttctggGGCAGTCCTTCAGAAATCCAAGATTCTCATCTTAGACGAAG CTCCGTTGACCCAACCACCCAAGACAGATCTAATCATTCTCCAAGCGACCTCGGGCATGGACGCTGAGGCCGAGGCCCGGTGCCACGAAATCATTTGTGAGAACCTGAGAGACACCACCACGTTGGCCATCTTGCATCGACTGGGCTTGACC CTTCATTACGACAAGGTTCTCGTTCTCGAGCGCGGCAGAGTCGTCGCGTTCGACACGCCcgcggcgctgctggccCAGGGCCAAGGCCCTTACTTTTCCATGGTGCAAGAGGATCCCACCCTTatggcgagggcgaagcaTTTGTTTGGGCTGGAGTGA
- a CDS encoding ADP-ribosylation factor produces MLSFRRKGLVPHRAFIISLDVAGKKTAMYRFMQGAKEVERVPPNYLAGQLIETFRFNNGSTYELMSFGGCNGFRTPWGSSRPQKADFVIFLIDVFDQDRLVEAVEELSRSMSFIRNETECCDMWILLNKQDLVPDALREQYVGKARRYLDSVDAQWAGDWTVRIVDTPGLSARTSDGMQAVVDEIAEFLKDRCATGPPRHAVGKPQVSQDYVPPDLKLLEPQILEANEAAPSSDAFWRSITDCKIESWDHYNHLRVGYFVMLDAAGAGKGIIACSDVFVLLLNRLREADSKKFPKSPHRTMTTFWLVQLRLAGVGYQVKRGLPCLPSRDGFGQVLLESPSLMDVFRWNQFYSKDLLFSPRAREEWCLPDLQNFPPGKVAGIGKEA; encoded by the exons ATGT TGTCTTTCCGCCGCAAAGGGCTCGTCCCTCACCGGGCCTTCATCATCAGCCTGGACGTCGCAGGCAAGAAGACGGCAATGTATCGCTTCATGCAAGGGGCGAAAGAGGTCGAGCGGGTCCCGCCGAATTACCTCGCAGGCCAACTCATCGAGACCTTTAGGTTCAACAACGGCTCGACCTATGAGCTCATGTCATTTGGAG GATGCAATGGGTTCAGGACGCCTTGGGGATCCAGTCGCCCGCAGAAAGCAGACTTTgtcatcttcctcatcgACGTTTTCGACCAAGACcgactcgtcgaagccgtTGAGGAGCTCTCCAGATCAATGTCCTTTATACGAAACGAGACCGAGTGCTGCGACATGTGGATCCTGCTTAACAAGCAGGACCTCGTTCCAGACGCCCTGAGAGAGCAATACGTCGGAAAGGCGAGGCGCTATCTGGACTCCGTCGACGCACAGTGGGCCGGTGACTGGACCGTCAGGATCGTCGACACGCCTGGCCTCAGCGCCCGCACGAGCGACGGGATGCAGGCTGTCGTGGACGAGATCGCCGAGTTTCTCAAGGACAGGTGCGCAACCGGACCGCCTCGCCACGCGGTGGGAAAGCCTCAGGTCTCCCAGGACTACGTGCCTCCGGACCTCAAGCTACTGGAACCGCAGATCCTCGAAGCGAACGAGGCTGCCCCAAGCTCCGACGCGTTCTGGAGATCGATCACGGACTGCAAGATCGAGTCTTGGGACCACTACAACCACCTCCGGGTAGGCTATTTTGTCATGCTGGatgccgccggtgccggcaAGGGAATTATTGCGTGCTCTGACGTGTTCGTTCTCCTTCTGAATCGACTGCGAGAGGCGGACTCGAAGAAATTCCCCAAAAGCCCCCACAG AACCATGACTACCTTCTGGCTTGTACAGCTCCGCTTAGCTGGAGTTGGCTACCAGGTCAAGCGTGGGCTGCCGTGCCTCCCCAGCCGAGACGGCTTTGGGCAAGTTCTTTTGGAATCCCCCAGCTTGATGGACGTTTTTCGGTGGAACCAGTTCTACTCAAAGGACCTCCTCTTCAGCCCTCGTGCTCGGGAGGAATGGTGTCTCCCAGATCTCCAGAACTTTCCTCCTGGCAAGGTTGCTGGAATAGGAAAGGAGGCCTGA
- a CDS encoding Integral membrane, with product MDLPQPSLEELSRDRSPIVVGVVSMCLIISTAILALRLWTRYYIVKKIGVDDYAAAFSLVGEKMAGNLGAVSINPANCLTRLYVVIRYGLGRHQQTVTSEEYVKFRKCFWSCVFFHSLGHLSFKMSFLLQYHRVLCTPRMQGLYAAAMVLVASSGIGVVVTCFVFCVPLDGFWDQRVPARCLSQQVIFYVFGAGTIVTDIVIFLLPLPALSKLQIPRSQRFYLLGIFSLGFFIVGISVVRLQFLKIQPDFTWWNVDPGLWSIGELSAAMVCLCLPPLKILVNRARTTRTCPSRNASSRNFGALPSNAPLSPSSKITNLSTAKSSCVKPSSCGNVVVVETETLQDAMYRPTPALAV from the exons ATGGACCTACCGCAGCCGTCCCTTGAAGAGCTTTCGAGGGACAGGTCGCCAATCGTTGTAGGCGTTGTGTCTATGTGCCTCATCATTTCCACAGCCATATTAGCACTCCGCCTTTGGACGCGGTACTATATTGTGAAGAAGATCGGCGTGGATGATTATGCCGCCGCTTTCTCTTTAGTAGGTGAAAAGATGGCGGGAAATTTGGG TGCTGTCTCAATCAACCCTGCCAATTGTCTCACCCGGCTGTATGTAGTGATACGGTACGGCCTTGGGCGACATCAACAGACCGTAACGTCGGAAGAGTATGTAAAGTTTAGAAAA TGCTTCTGGTCTTGTGTATTTTTCCACAGTCTAGGCCACTTGTCTTTCAAGATGTCCTTTCTGTTACAGTACCACCGCGTGTTGTGCACTCCCCGTATGCAGGGACTGTACGCTGCGGCGATGGTTCTTGTTGCATCCTCGGGCATCGGCGTTGTGGTCACATGTTTCGTTTTCTGCGTCCCCCTTGACGGATTTTGGGATCAACGGGTTCCCGCCAGATGCCTCAGCCAGCAGGTCATATTTTACGTTTTCGGGGCGGGCACTATTGTCACGGACATTGTCATCTTCCTGTTGCCGCTGCCAGCGCTGTCCAAGCTTCAGATACCTCGGTCCCAGCGATTCTATCTCTTGGGTATTTTTAGTCTTGGCTTCTT catTGTAGGCATCTCAGTAGTACGTCTACAGTTCCTCAAGATCCAGCCGGACTTCACTTGGTGGAACGTGGATCCTGGTCTATGGTCTATCGGCGAACTCTCGGCCGCAATGGTGTGTCTCTGCTTACCTCCCCTCAAAATATTGGTCAACCGAGCGCGTACTACGAGGACCTGCCCCTCGAGAAACGCAAGCAGCCGCAACTTCGGGGCACTCCCATCGAACGCGCCGCTTTCGCCAAGTTCCAAAATAACCAATCTCAGCACGGCGAAGTCTTCATGTGTGAAGCCTAGCAGCTGCGGCAATGTTGTGGTGGTTGAAACGGAGACACTCCAGGATGCAATGTACCGGCCAACTCCCGCGCTTGCAGTCTGA
- a CDS encoding Phytanoyl-CoA dioxygenase: MATTENPLVRPSIARFDATDPSTTTDTLVNIINRDGGVIVEKLIDRRLAEEIRRDLKPHFDEDIPDKYGFFPATTQRASGLLGISDGCVELACSPLFTSVANALVSSSYTFWRGDQQKTVSGKPIISSTVGFRVNPGGTQQVLHRDDNDYHPHDKTLPVMIGCVTALTKTTAANGATVVIPGSHLWGPDRRPLDSETVPAELEPGDALIFLGNLYHAGGANITQDEYRETVGIFLCQPTLRPAENQFLMVPFEKVKKMKPQAQRLLGYGLCEPGVGFMRYQDPMRVLFGVEDEETVNM; encoded by the exons ATGGCAACTACGGAAAACCCCCTTGTTCGGCCTTCTATTGCTCGGTTCGACGCCACGGACCCCTCGACCACGACCGACACGCTGGTCAACATCATAaaccgcgacggcggcgtcatcgtcgagaaaCTCATCGACCGTCGGCTGGCGGAAGAGATCCGGCGGGACCTGAAGCCGCACTTTGACGAGGACATCCCGGACAAGTACGGGTTCttcccggcgacgacgcagAGGGCCTCGGGCCTGCTGGGCATCTCGGACGGCTGCGTCGAGCTCGCGTGCAGCCCGCTCTTCACCTCGGTCGCCAACGCCCTGGTCTCCTCGTCGTACACCTTCTGGAGGGGCGACCAGCAGAAGACCGTGAGCGGGAAgcccatcatctcctcgACCGTGGGCTTCCGCGTGAACCCTGGCGGGACACAGCAGGTGCTGCACCGCGACGACAA CGACTATCACCCCCACGACAAAACGCTGCCCGTCATGATCGGGTGCGTCACCGCGTTGACCaagacgacggccgcgaACGGCGCGACCGTCGTGATCCCGGGGTCGCACCTCTGGGGTCCGGACCGCCGGCCGCTAGACTCCGAGACCGTTCCCGCGGAGCTCGAGCCCGGCGACGCCCTGATCTTCCTAGGCAACCTCTACCACGCCGGAGGGGCAAACATAACCCA AGACGAGTATCGGGAGACCGTCGGCATCTTCCTGTGTCAGCCGACGCTGCGGCCCGCGGAGAACCAGTTCCTCATGGTGCCGTTCGAAAAGGTCAAGAAGATGAAGCCGCAGGCCCAGAGGCTGCTTGGCTACGGCCTGTGCGAACCCGGCGTTGGGTTCATGAGGTATCAGGACCCCATGAGAGTGCTGTTCGgagtcgaggacgaggagacggtCAACATGTGA
- a CDS encoding Acid phosphatase codes for MTRMLSILATAGIAAGALYGVDGRPSPVAPTPVNTAADIQYTSTASADVAAAAATAKTQSPVSNVKGKAFNRIVQIYLETTAYENAIADANCKALIKQGILLSNLYGVAAPSQPNYVAPASGDYFGTNSDSFLLVDRNVSTIVDLLEDKGISWGDYNEGLPYTGFEGFEYSNPVEGDYARKHNLLVRFDSVTLNPDRLAKLKNLTLFYDDVKKKRLPQWAFVTPNLYNNGHDTNISVSCNWTRTFVEPLLRNPGFDDGNTLVYVTWQANGQYPTARNHVAGILLGSAVPRSLAGTVDDAYYNHYSELSSVEANWGLHTLGRWDVGANVWRLVGRRTGDAVRAWSARVAGDSFANYYWNQSYGGVFSSASNTSHLYVAPNLGILGGYCRTVLPAIARLWYGSTLPGYYRDIIEVPDALHPPKGYGVPIGLEPAEPITTPIRVYPV; via the coding sequence ATGACTCGCATGCTTTCCATCCTAGCCACTGCGGGCATAGCAGCTGGAGCTCTCTACGGCGTTGACGGCCGTCCGTCACCAGTCGCTCCCACGCCCGTCAATACGGCGGCCGACATCCAGTATACGTCAACTGCCAGCGCcgacgtggcggcggcagcggcaacggcCAAGACTCAGTCGCCCGTGTCGAACGTCAAGGGGAAAGCCTTCAACCGCATCGTGCAGATCTACCTCGAAACCACGGCGTACGAGAACGCCATTGCCGACGCGAACTGCAAGGCCCTTATAAAGCAGGGCATACTGCTGTCCAACCTCTACGGTGTGGCGGCTCCCAGCCAGCCCAACTACGTGGCGCCGGCCAGCGGTGACTATTTCGGCACCAACAGCGACTCGTTCCTCCTGGTCGACCGCAACGTGTCCACCAtcgtcgacctgctcgaggacAAGGGCATCAGCTGGGGCGACTACAACGAGGGCCTGCCCTACACCGGCTTCGAGGGCTTCGAGTACTCCAACCCCGTCGAGGGTGACTACGCGCGCAAGCACAACCTGCTCGTGCGCTTCGACTCGGTCACGCTCAACCCGGACCGCCTGGCGAAGCTCAAGAACCTGACGCTCTTCTACGACGAcgtgaagaagaagcgtcTGCCGCAGTGGGCGTTCGTCACGCCCAACCTCTACAACAACGGCCACGACACCAACATTAGCGTCTCGTGCAACTGGACGCGCACCTTCGTCGAGCCGCTGCTGAGGAACCCCggcttcgacgacggcaacacGCTCGTCTACGTCACCTGGCAGGCCAACGGCCAGTACCCGACGGCCCGCAACCACGTGGCCGGCATCCTGCTGGGCTCGGCCGTGCCCCGGAGCCTGGCGGGgaccgtcgacgacgcctaCTACAACCACTACAGCGAGCTGTCGTCGGTCGAGGCGAACTGGGGCCTGCACACCCTGGGCCGCTGGGACGTCGGGGCCAACGTGTGGCGCCTCGTCGGCCGCAGGACGGGCGACGCGGTCCGCGCCTGGAGCGCCAGGGTCGCCGGCGACAGCTTCGCCAACTACTACTGGAACCAGAGCtacggcggcgtcttcagTAGCGCCTCCAACACGTCGCACCTCTACGTCGCCCCGaacctcggcatcctcgggGGTTACTGCCGGACCGTGCTGCCCGCCATCGCCCGCCTGTGGTACGGCTCGACCCTGCCCGGTTACTACCGCGACATCATCGAGGTGCCTGATGCTCTGCATCCGCCCAAGGGCTACGGGGTGCCCATCGGGCTCGAGCCGGCCGAGCCCATCACGACTCCCATCCGTGTGTATCCCGTCTAG